Proteins encoded by one window of Salvia splendens isolate huo1 chromosome 14, SspV2, whole genome shotgun sequence:
- the LOC121765971 gene encoding protein DA1-related 2-like isoform X1, which yields MSSSNVNHLAQPCIYAGNIVSSYGERKSRLMRWLSKVFQGGGSRRRAATGVQQPGDGNVILRAPTRSLDDRSRANKEKEELDRAVALSLNEDISKPNGYRWRTANDEDLARTLHDSFNSALYNPQYGHRDYYPEAYRKCGGCEREILQGNYLGCMGTFFHRECFCCFACGHPITELEFSLSGKDTYHKSCFKELTHPKCEVCHQFIPTNGAGLIEYRCHPFWSQKYCPSHEHDNTARCCSCERLESWNARYISLGDSRSICLECMESAIMDTGDCQPLYHAIRDYYEGLNMRIDQQIPMLLVERIALNEAIEGEKHGYHHMPETRGLCLSEEQTVTSVSRRPRMERCGLVGMRTQLQKLVRRCDVTAILVLYGLPRLLTGAILAHELMHGWLRLNGYRHLRHEVEEGICQVLARLWLESEVLSIPSATFTASSSSSSSSYSPWSASKKGGKSAVENKLGEFFMHQIAHDASPAYGGGYRAAMAAVNRYGLRRTLDHIRLTGTFPE from the exons ATGTCTTCCTCAAATGTCAACCACCTTGCCCAGCCATGCATTTATG CAGGGAATATCGTCTCTTCATACGGAGAGAGGAAGTCGCGCCTCATGAGATGGCTGAGCAAGGTTTTCCAAGGTGGAGGTAGTAGAAGGAGAGCTGCAACGGGCGTGCAGCAGCCCGGTGATGGAAATGTCATCTTACGCGCCCCAACTAGATCTTTG GATGACCGGTCTCGGGCCAATAAAGAGAAAGAGGAATTAGATCGTGCAGTAGCTCTCTCTTTGAACGAAGATATAAGCAAACCGAATG GATATAGATGGAGAACTGCCAACGATGAAGATCTAGCGAGGACACTTCATGACAGTTTCAACTCAGCCCTGTATAACCCTCAGTATGGCCATAGAGACTACTATCCGGAGGCCTATAG AAAGTGTGGAGGGTGCGAACGTGAAATTTTGCAGGGGAACTATCTCGGATGCATGGGGACATTTTTTCATCGCGAGTGCTTCTGCTGCTTCGCTTGTGGTCACCCTATTACTGAGCTTGAG TTCTCTTTGTCAGGAAAAGACACATACCACAAGTCCTGCTTCAAGGAGCTCACTCATCCAAAATGTGAAGTCTGTCATCAGTTT ATTCCCACTAATGGAGCTGGCTTGATAGAATACAGATGCCACCCGTTCTGGTCTCAAAAGTACTGTCCTTCACACGAACACGACAACACAGCTAGGTGTTGCAGTTGCGAACGTTTGGAG TCATGGAATGCTAGATACATATCGTTGGGAGATAGTCGTAGCATATGCTTGGAGTGCATGGAGTCGGCTATCATGGACACCGGTGACTGTCAGCCGTTGTACCATGCAATTAGGGACTACTATGAGGGACTGAACATGAGGATTGATCAGCAAATTCCAATGCTTCTTGTTGAAAGAATAGCCCTTAATGAGGCCATTGAGGGCGAGAAGCAT GGCTATCATCACATGCCGGAAACAAGAGGCTTATGTCTATCCGAAGAGCAGACTGTTACTAGT GTGTCGAGAAGGCCAAGAATGGAGCGGTGTGGACTAGTGGGAATGAGGACACAACTGCAGAAGCTGGTTAGGAGGTGTGATGTTACAGCCATTCTGGTTTTGTATGGCCTTCCAAG GTTGCTGACTGGAGCAATCCTTGCGCATGAGTTGATGCACGGATGGCTGCGTCTCAATG GCTATCGCCATCTGAGGCACGAGGTTGAAGAAGGTATCTGTCAAGTGCTCGCGCGCCTATGGCTGGAGTCGGAGGTATTGAGCATACCATCCGCCACCTTTACAGCTTCGTCTTCCTCCTCATCATCGTCATATTCTCCTTGGTCAGCATCCAAGAAGGGAGGTAAGTCGGCTGTCGAGAACAAGCTAGGAGAGTTTTTTATGCACCAGATCGCCCACGATGCCTCTCCAGCGTACGGAGGGGGGTATAGAGCAGCCATGGCGGCCGTGAATAGGTATGGTCTACGACGTACGTTGGACCATATTCGACTCACGGGAACCTTCCCGGAATAG
- the LOC121765971 gene encoding protein DA1-related 2-like isoform X2, with translation MSSSNVNHLAQPCIYGNIVSSYGERKSRLMRWLSKVFQGGGSRRRAATGVQQPGDGNVILRAPTRSLDDRSRANKEKEELDRAVALSLNEDISKPNGYRWRTANDEDLARTLHDSFNSALYNPQYGHRDYYPEAYRKCGGCEREILQGNYLGCMGTFFHRECFCCFACGHPITELEFSLSGKDTYHKSCFKELTHPKCEVCHQFIPTNGAGLIEYRCHPFWSQKYCPSHEHDNTARCCSCERLESWNARYISLGDSRSICLECMESAIMDTGDCQPLYHAIRDYYEGLNMRIDQQIPMLLVERIALNEAIEGEKHGYHHMPETRGLCLSEEQTVTSVSRRPRMERCGLVGMRTQLQKLVRRCDVTAILVLYGLPRLLTGAILAHELMHGWLRLNGYRHLRHEVEEGICQVLARLWLESEVLSIPSATFTASSSSSSSSYSPWSASKKGGKSAVENKLGEFFMHQIAHDASPAYGGGYRAAMAAVNRYGLRRTLDHIRLTGTFPE, from the exons ATGTCTTCCTCAAATGTCAACCACCTTGCCCAGCCATGCATTTATG GGAATATCGTCTCTTCATACGGAGAGAGGAAGTCGCGCCTCATGAGATGGCTGAGCAAGGTTTTCCAAGGTGGAGGTAGTAGAAGGAGAGCTGCAACGGGCGTGCAGCAGCCCGGTGATGGAAATGTCATCTTACGCGCCCCAACTAGATCTTTG GATGACCGGTCTCGGGCCAATAAAGAGAAAGAGGAATTAGATCGTGCAGTAGCTCTCTCTTTGAACGAAGATATAAGCAAACCGAATG GATATAGATGGAGAACTGCCAACGATGAAGATCTAGCGAGGACACTTCATGACAGTTTCAACTCAGCCCTGTATAACCCTCAGTATGGCCATAGAGACTACTATCCGGAGGCCTATAG AAAGTGTGGAGGGTGCGAACGTGAAATTTTGCAGGGGAACTATCTCGGATGCATGGGGACATTTTTTCATCGCGAGTGCTTCTGCTGCTTCGCTTGTGGTCACCCTATTACTGAGCTTGAG TTCTCTTTGTCAGGAAAAGACACATACCACAAGTCCTGCTTCAAGGAGCTCACTCATCCAAAATGTGAAGTCTGTCATCAGTTT ATTCCCACTAATGGAGCTGGCTTGATAGAATACAGATGCCACCCGTTCTGGTCTCAAAAGTACTGTCCTTCACACGAACACGACAACACAGCTAGGTGTTGCAGTTGCGAACGTTTGGAG TCATGGAATGCTAGATACATATCGTTGGGAGATAGTCGTAGCATATGCTTGGAGTGCATGGAGTCGGCTATCATGGACACCGGTGACTGTCAGCCGTTGTACCATGCAATTAGGGACTACTATGAGGGACTGAACATGAGGATTGATCAGCAAATTCCAATGCTTCTTGTTGAAAGAATAGCCCTTAATGAGGCCATTGAGGGCGAGAAGCAT GGCTATCATCACATGCCGGAAACAAGAGGCTTATGTCTATCCGAAGAGCAGACTGTTACTAGT GTGTCGAGAAGGCCAAGAATGGAGCGGTGTGGACTAGTGGGAATGAGGACACAACTGCAGAAGCTGGTTAGGAGGTGTGATGTTACAGCCATTCTGGTTTTGTATGGCCTTCCAAG GTTGCTGACTGGAGCAATCCTTGCGCATGAGTTGATGCACGGATGGCTGCGTCTCAATG GCTATCGCCATCTGAGGCACGAGGTTGAAGAAGGTATCTGTCAAGTGCTCGCGCGCCTATGGCTGGAGTCGGAGGTATTGAGCATACCATCCGCCACCTTTACAGCTTCGTCTTCCTCCTCATCATCGTCATATTCTCCTTGGTCAGCATCCAAGAAGGGAGGTAAGTCGGCTGTCGAGAACAAGCTAGGAGAGTTTTTTATGCACCAGATCGCCCACGATGCCTCTCCAGCGTACGGAGGGGGGTATAGAGCAGCCATGGCGGCCGTGAATAGGTATGGTCTACGACGTACGTTGGACCATATTCGACTCACGGGAACCTTCCCGGAATAG